Proteins found in one Rhodobacter capsulatus SB 1003 genomic segment:
- a CDS encoding LOG family protein, whose translation MSAKSAPSVCVFCGARPGARPAYARDARATGQMLAARGWRLVYGAGDVGLMGEVARAAQAAGAATFGVIPEHLFKLEVGKRDLTTFVVTENMHERKKVMFMNSDAVVVLPGGAGSLDEFYEVLTWRQLGLHTKPILLLNTEGYWDPLLALNAHVVAEGFAGESLLDGVTTVATVSALEAALETAFG comes from the coding sequence ATGTCCGCCAAATCCGCCCCCTCGGTCTGCGTCTTCTGCGGCGCGCGCCCCGGCGCCCGCCCCGCCTATGCCCGGGACGCCCGGGCCACCGGCCAGATGCTTGCCGCGCGCGGCTGGCGGCTGGTTTACGGCGCGGGCGACGTGGGGCTGATGGGCGAGGTGGCGCGGGCGGCACAGGCGGCGGGCGCAGCCACCTTCGGGGTGATCCCCGAGCATCTTTTCAAGCTCGAAGTCGGCAAGCGCGACCTGACCACCTTCGTCGTCACCGAGAACATGCATGAGCGCAAAAAGGTGATGTTCATGAATTCGGATGCGGTCGTCGTGCTGCCGGGCGGCGCGGGCAGTCTTGACGAATTCTACGAGGTGCTGACCTGGCGCCAGCTCGGCCTGCACACGAAACCGATCCTGCTTCTGAATACGGAAGGCTACTGGGACCCGCTTCTGGCGCTGAACGCCCATGTCGTGGCCGAGGGCTTTGCGGGCGAGAGCCTGCTTGACGGGGTGACGACCGTGGCGACGGTTTCGGCCCTGGAAGCCGCGCTCGAAACCGCCTTCGGCTGA
- the rarD gene encoding EamA family transporter RarD, which produces MTDTTKGFFAMVAACCVWGLSGIYYKALSEVPPLEVLAHRTLWSVLFLGAVVAVQGQRAVLAQALRGRSLRVLAAAAVVISLNWFGFIWSVQNGRAVEASLGYYIFPLVAVALGMVFYGERMGRAQAVAVMIAAAAVGWLTWALGAAPWIALMLATTFGLYGLLKKGLSVPPVVSVLAEVVLLAPLAVLLLAAAHFGWFGLAPGSGRFGSDFGSSLMLAFSGLMTGGPLMLFSYAAQRVRMATIGLVQYLNPTLQFGVAVAVFAEPFTRAHAIAFALIWGALALYSAAALRARG; this is translated from the coding sequence ATGACGGACACCACGAAGGGCTTTTTCGCGATGGTGGCCGCCTGCTGCGTCTGGGGCCTCTCGGGGATCTATTACAAGGCGCTCTCCGAGGTGCCGCCGCTGGAGGTGCTGGCCCATCGCACGCTCTGGTCGGTGCTGTTTCTGGGCGCGGTGGTGGCGGTGCAGGGACAGCGCGCCGTGCTGGCGCAGGCGCTCCGGGGGCGCAGCCTGCGGGTTCTGGCCGCGGCGGCGGTGGTGATTTCGCTGAACTGGTTCGGCTTCATCTGGTCGGTGCAGAACGGCCGCGCGGTCGAGGCCTCGCTGGGCTATTACATCTTTCCGCTGGTCGCGGTGGCGTTGGGCATGGTGTTTTACGGCGAGCGGATGGGCCGGGCGCAGGCGGTTGCGGTGATGATCGCCGCGGCGGCGGTGGGCTGGCTGACCTGGGCGCTGGGGGCCGCGCCCTGGATCGCGCTGATGCTGGCCACGACCTTCGGGCTTTACGGGCTGTTGAAAAAGGGGCTGAGCGTGCCCCCGGTCGTCTCGGTCCTGGCCGAGGTGGTGCTTTTGGCGCCGCTCGCCGTGCTGCTGCTGGCGGCGGCGCATTTCGGCTGGTTCGGCCTTGCGCCGGGCTCGGGCCGGTTCGGCAGCGATTTCGGGTCTTCGCTGATGCTGGCCTTTTCCGGCCTGATGACGGGCGGGCCCCTGATGCTGTTTTCCTATGCGGCGCAGCGGGTGCGCATGGCGACGATCGGCCTTGTGCAATATCTCAACCCGACGCTGCAATTCGGCGTGGCGGTCGCGGTCTTTGCCGAACCTTTCACCCGCGCCCATGCCATCGCCTTCGCGCTGATCTGGGGGGCGCTCGCGCTTTATTCGGCCGCGGCGCTGCGGGCGCGGGGGTAG
- a CDS encoding tryptophanase, producing MKTIIEPFRIKSVEPIRLTSRPERERLAREAGYNLFGLHSDDVLIDLLTDSGTGAMSSLQWAAVMQGDESYAGSPSFFRFEAAVQNLMPFKHIIPTHQGRAAEAILFSIFGGKGRRIPSNTHFDTTRGNIEASGAMGDDLVIAEGKDPQSLHPFKGNMDLARLEAYLAEHHAEVPLVMITITNNAGGGQPVSLANIRAVADLAHRHGKPFVIDGCRFAENAWFIKTREEGQAERSIPEIVRDCFAVADGMTMSAKKDAFGNIGGWLALNDDDLAEEARGHLIRTEGFPTYGGLAGRDLDALAQGLVEIVDEDYLRYRIRTHQYIVERLDAMGVPVVKPAGGHAVFIDARAWLSHIPPLEYPGQALAVALYELAGVRSCEIGTAMFGRQPDGSEKPAAMDLVRLAFPRRTYTQSHADYIVEAFEELAATKDALRGYRIVKEPKLMRHFTCRFEKL from the coding sequence ATGAAAACCATCATCGAACCTTTCCGCATCAAATCGGTCGAGCCGATCCGCCTCACCTCGCGCCCCGAGCGCGAACGGCTGGCGCGCGAAGCCGGATACAACCTTTTCGGCCTGCACTCGGATGACGTCCTGATCGACCTTCTGACCGACAGCGGCACCGGCGCGATGTCGTCCTTGCAATGGGCGGCGGTGATGCAGGGCGACGAAAGCTATGCCGGTTCGCCCAGCTTCTTCCGCTTTGAAGCCGCCGTGCAAAACCTGATGCCTTTCAAGCACATCATCCCGACGCATCAGGGCCGCGCGGCGGAAGCGATCCTGTTCTCGATCTTCGGGGGCAAGGGCCGTCGCATCCCCTCGAACACCCATTTCGACACCACCCGCGGCAATATCGAGGCCTCGGGCGCCATGGGTGACGATCTGGTGATTGCCGAGGGCAAGGACCCGCAAAGCCTGCATCCATTCAAGGGCAACATGGATCTGGCGCGGCTCGAGGCCTATCTGGCCGAGCATCACGCCGAAGTGCCGCTGGTGATGATCACCATCACCAACAATGCGGGCGGCGGGCAGCCCGTCAGCCTTGCCAATATCCGCGCCGTGGCCGATCTGGCGCATCGGCATGGCAAGCCTTTCGTGATCGACGGCTGCCGCTTTGCCGAAAACGCCTGGTTCATCAAGACCCGCGAGGAGGGGCAGGCGGAGCGTTCGATCCCCGAGATCGTGCGCGATTGCTTTGCGGTGGCGGATGGCATGACGATGTCGGCGAAGAAGGACGCCTTTGGCAATATCGGCGGCTGGCTGGCGCTGAACGACGACGATCTGGCCGAGGAAGCGCGGGGCCATCTGATCCGGACCGAGGGCTTCCCGACCTATGGCGGGCTGGCGGGCCGCGACCTTGACGCGCTGGCGCAGGGTCTGGTCGAGATCGTCGACGAGGATTACCTGCGCTACCGCATCCGCACGCATCAATATATCGTCGAGCGGCTGGATGCGATGGGGGTTCCGGTGGTGAAGCCCGCGGGCGGGCATGCGGTCTTCATCGACGCGCGGGCGTGGCTGTCGCATATTCCGCCGCTGGAATATCCGGGGCAGGCCTTGGCGGTGGCTTTGTATGAACTCGCGGGCGTCCGGTCCTGCGAGATCGGCACGGCGATGTTCGGCCGCCAGCCCGACGGGTCGGAGAAACCGGCGGCGATGGATCTGGTGCGGCTCGCCTTCCCGCGCCGGACCTATACGCAAAGCCATGCCGATTACATCGTCGAGGCTTTCGAGGAGCTGGCGGCGACGAAGGACGCTCTGCGTGGCTACCGGATTGTCAAGGAACCGAAGCTGATGCGGCATTTCACCTGCCGGTTCGAAAAGCTCTGA
- a CDS encoding superoxide dismutase: MAFELPALPYAHDALAALGMSKETLEYHHDLHHKAYVDNGNKLIAGTEWEGKSVEEIVKGTYCAGAVAQSGIFNNASQHWNHAQFWEMMGPGEDKKMPGELEKALVEAFGSVAKFKEDFAAAGAAQFGSGWAWLVKDTDGALKITKTENGVNPLCFGQTALLGCDVWEHSYYIDFRNKRPVYLTNFLDKLVNWENVASRL; this comes from the coding sequence ATGGCTTTCGAACTTCCCGCCCTTCCCTATGCCCATGATGCCCTGGCCGCGCTTGGCATGTCGAAGGAGACGCTCGAATATCACCACGACCTGCACCACAAGGCCTATGTCGACAACGGCAACAAGCTGATCGCGGGCACCGAATGGGAAGGCAAGTCGGTCGAGGAGATCGTCAAGGGCACCTATTGCGCCGGGGCCGTGGCGCAATCGGGGATCTTCAACAACGCCTCGCAGCACTGGAACCACGCGCAGTTCTGGGAAATGATGGGGCCGGGCGAAGACAAGAAGATGCCGGGCGAGCTGGAAAAGGCGCTGGTCGAGGCTTTCGGCTCGGTCGCGAAGTTCAAGGAAGATTTCGCCGCCGCGGGGGCTGCGCAATTCGGGTCGGGCTGGGCCTGGCTGGTGAAGGACACCGATGGCGCGCTGAAGATCACCAAGACGGAAAACGGCGTGAACCCGCTCTGCTTCGGGCAGACCGCGCTTCTGGGCTGCGACGTCTGGGAGCACAGCTATTACATCGACTTCCGCAACAAGCGCCCGGTCTATCTGACGAACTTCCTCGACAAGCTGGTGAACTGGGAAAACGTCGCCTCGCGTCTGTGA
- a CDS encoding sarcosine oxidase subunit gamma produces MSEAVSALKGESHAGFATVTEAGLSGMVTLRADLSATATRIALAGQGLKLPGAREIVAGEKGRFTAWMSPDELLVMCSYEDAPAVAAGLAHSLHTEHALVTNVSDARARFTIAGAKADQVLMKLCPVDFANLQPGEMRRTRAAQVAAAIWRSGPEELSLVCFRSVAAYVMGLLEVSARPGGELF; encoded by the coding sequence ATGTCTGAAGCGGTGTCTGCACTCAAGGGCGAAAGCCATGCCGGGTTTGCGACCGTGACCGAGGCGGGGCTCTCGGGCATGGTGACGCTGCGCGCCGATCTGTCGGCGACGGCGACGCGGATCGCGCTGGCCGGGCAGGGGCTGAAACTGCCCGGCGCGCGCGAGATCGTCGCGGGCGAGAAGGGCCGGTTCACCGCCTGGATGAGCCCCGATGAACTGCTGGTGATGTGTTCCTATGAGGATGCGCCCGCCGTCGCGGCGGGGCTGGCGCATTCGCTGCACACCGAACATGCGCTGGTGACCAATGTCTCGGATGCCCGGGCGCGTTTCACCATTGCGGGGGCGAAGGCCGATCAGGTGCTGATGAAGCTCTGCCCGGTCGATTTCGCCAATCTGCAACCGGGCGAGATGCGCCGCACCCGCGCCGCGCAGGTCGCCGCCGCGATCTGGCGCTCGGGCCCCGAGGAGCTGAGCCTTGTCTGCTTCCGTTCGGTTGCGGCCTATGTGATGGGGCTGCTCGAGGTCTCGGCCCGCCCGGGGGGCGAGCTGTTCTGA
- a CDS encoding sarcosine oxidase subunit alpha family protein produces the protein MSHRLSSGGRLIDRSKPLAFKFNRAKARGFAGDTLASALLGSGRTLLGRSFKYHRPRGLVASGAEEPNVLVNLGRGNRHEPDQRATTTELFEGAWATSQNHWPSLGFDIGAVNDFAYKLMPAGFYYKTFMHSLEAWHGIFEPIIRRAAGLGKAPKKPDPDRYEQAYAYCDVLVAGGGVAGLAAALKAAKAGKRVILAEQTAHWGGRAPVDGGLIDGQTPEAWIKDTLQALEGMENVRLMTRTMVAGLHDHGYAILYERVADHTPGDGRPRHRLWRTRAGITQVATGAIERPLAFAGNDVPGVMLASAVRDYIVNWAVAPGKRILVVTNNDDAYRTALSALDAGLEVAAVVDARPAPMGALVDAVRDRGVKVLEGRAVAKVKGAKSVKAVEIASHATEGSAVERIDCDCVAMSGGWSPVVHLYSHAGGKVKWDEAAVMFRPDATKPPTGDAGQPIAAAVGAANGHLTLDAICAEAGMVGQVEAEAPLMPVWVMPAKASEALKFKAFLDYQNDVKVSDVQLAAREGYASVEHTKRYTTLGMATDQGKLSNINGLAILSEALGQEIPQTGTTTFRPPYTPISFGAIAGEARGEIFQPLRKTPMHAWHEAKGAHWEPVGLWRRPYTYPRKGEKHRDSVNREIVNTRTNVGLLDASTLGKIVVKGPDAGRFLDMMYTNLMSTLPVGKCRYGLMCSDNGFLIDDGVVVRLSEDTWLCHTTSGGADRIHGHMEDWLQCEWWDWKVYTANLTEQYAQVAVVGPKARKLLEKLGGMDVSKEALPFMTYQEGTLGGFPARVFRISFSGELSYEIAVPANMGLAFWEALHKAGEEFGVMPYGTEALHVMRAEKGFIMIGDETDGTVIPQDLGLGWAISKKKADYLGKRAQERKHMTDPDRWTLVGLETLDGSVLPDGVYAIDEGVNENGQRKVQGRVTSTYYSPMLKKGIAMGLVRHGPARMGEVLEFPADGGKVIQARIVDPVFYDKAGEKADV, from the coding sequence ATGAGCCATCGTCTGTCTTCGGGCGGCCGTCTGATCGACCGCTCCAAACCGCTCGCCTTCAAGTTCAACCGCGCGAAAGCCCGGGGCTTTGCCGGTGATACCCTCGCCTCGGCGCTTCTGGGCTCGGGGCGCACGCTGCTGGGGCGCTCGTTCAAATATCACCGCCCGCGCGGCCTTGTCGCCTCGGGCGCCGAGGAGCCGAACGTGCTGGTCAACCTCGGCCGCGGCAACCGCCACGAGCCCGACCAGCGCGCCACCACCACGGAGCTCTTCGAGGGCGCCTGGGCCACCTCGCAAAACCACTGGCCGAGCCTTGGCTTCGACATCGGCGCGGTGAACGATTTCGCCTACAAGTTGATGCCCGCGGGCTTTTACTACAAGACCTTCATGCATTCGCTGGAGGCCTGGCACGGCATCTTCGAGCCGATCATCCGCCGCGCCGCGGGTCTGGGCAAGGCGCCGAAAAAGCCCGACCCGGATCGCTACGAACAGGCCTATGCCTATTGCGACGTGCTGGTCGCGGGCGGTGGCGTCGCCGGTCTGGCTGCCGCGCTGAAGGCCGCGAAAGCGGGCAAGCGGGTGATCCTGGCCGAACAGACCGCGCATTGGGGCGGCCGCGCCCCGGTCGATGGCGGTCTGATCGACGGCCAGACGCCTGAGGCCTGGATCAAGGACACCCTGCAAGCCCTTGAAGGCATGGAGAATGTCCGGCTGATGACCCGCACGATGGTCGCTGGCCTGCATGACCATGGCTATGCGATCCTTTACGAACGCGTCGCCGATCACACCCCGGGCGACGGCCGCCCGCGCCATCGGCTGTGGCGCACCCGCGCCGGGATCACCCAGGTCGCCACCGGCGCCATCGAACGGCCGCTGGCCTTTGCCGGCAACGACGTGCCCGGGGTCATGCTGGCCTCGGCGGTGCGCGATTACATCGTGAACTGGGCCGTCGCGCCGGGCAAGCGCATCCTTGTGGTGACGAACAACGACGACGCCTATCGCACCGCGCTTTCTGCGCTCGATGCGGGGCTCGAGGTGGCCGCCGTCGTCGATGCCCGCCCGGCGCCGATGGGGGCGCTGGTCGATGCGGTGCGGGACCGCGGCGTCAAGGTGCTGGAAGGCCGGGCCGTGGCCAAGGTCAAGGGGGCGAAATCGGTCAAGGCGGTCGAGATCGCCAGCCATGCGACCGAAGGCAGCGCGGTCGAGCGGATCGACTGCGATTGCGTCGCGATGTCGGGCGGCTGGTCGCCGGTCGTGCATCTTTATTCCCATGCGGGCGGCAAGGTGAAATGGGACGAGGCGGCGGTGATGTTCCGCCCCGATGCCACGAAACCGCCGACCGGTGATGCGGGGCAACCGATCGCCGCCGCGGTGGGCGCCGCCAATGGCCATCTGACGCTGGATGCGATCTGCGCGGAAGCCGGGATGGTGGGGCAGGTCGAGGCCGAAGCGCCGCTGATGCCGGTCTGGGTGATGCCTGCCAAGGCCTCGGAAGCGTTGAAATTCAAGGCTTTCCTTGACTATCAGAACGACGTGAAAGTGTCCGACGTGCAGCTGGCCGCGCGCGAGGGCTATGCCTCGGTCGAGCATACCAAGCGCTACACCACGCTCGGCATGGCCACCGATCAGGGGAAACTGAGCAACATCAACGGTCTGGCGATCCTGTCCGAGGCCTTGGGCCAGGAGATTCCGCAAACCGGCACGACGACCTTCCGCCCGCCCTACACGCCGATTTCCTTTGGCGCGATCGCGGGCGAGGCCCGGGGCGAGATCTTCCAGCCCCTGCGCAAGACGCCGATGCATGCCTGGCACGAAGCCAAGGGCGCGCATTGGGAGCCGGTGGGCCTGTGGCGGCGCCCCTATACCTATCCGAGGAAGGGCGAGAAGCACCGCGACTCGGTCAACCGCGAGATCGTCAACACCCGCACCAATGTCGGGCTCTTGGACGCCTCGACGCTGGGCAAGATCGTGGTCAAGGGGCCGGATGCGGGGCGGTTCCTCGACATGATGTATACCAACCTCATGTCGACCCTGCCGGTGGGCAAGTGCCGCTACGGGCTGATGTGTTCGGACAACGGCTTCCTGATTGATGACGGCGTGGTCGTGCGTCTGTCCGAGGATACCTGGCTCTGCCACACCACCTCGGGCGGGGCGGACCGGATCCATGGCCACATGGAAGACTGGCTGCAATGCGAATGGTGGGACTGGAAAGTCTATACCGCCAACCTGACCGAACAATATGCGCAGGTCGCGGTTGTCGGGCCGAAAGCGCGCAAGCTCTTGGAAAAGCTCGGCGGCATGGATGTCTCGAAAGAGGCGCTGCCCTTCATGACCTATCAGGAAGGCACTTTGGGCGGCTTCCCGGCGCGGGTGTTCCGGATCTCCTTCTCGGGCGAGCTTTCCTATGAAATCGCGGTCCCCGCGAATATGGGGCTCGCCTTCTGGGAGGCGCTGCACAAGGCGGGCGAGGAATTCGGCGTCATGCCTTACGGCACCGAAGCTTTGCATGTGATGCGGGCCGAAAAGGGCTTCATCATGATCGGCGACGAGACCGACGGCACGGTGATCCCGCAGGATCTGGGCCTTGGCTGGGCGATCAGCAAGAAAAAGGCGGATTATCTGGGCAAGCGCGCGCAGGAGCGCAAGCACATGACCGACCCGGACCGCTGGACGCTCGTCGGCCTTGAAACGCTTGACGGTTCGGTTCTGCCCGATGGCGTCTATGCCATCGACGAGGGCGTGAACGAGAACGGCCAGCGCAAGGTTCAGGGCCGCGTGACCTCCACCTATTATTCGCCGATGCTGAAGAAGGGCATCGCCATGGGGCTGGTCAGGCATGGCCCGGCGCGGATGGGCGAGGTGCTCGAATTCCCGGCCGATGGCGGCAAGGTCATTCAGGCGCGGATCGTCGATCCGGTGTTCTACGACAAGGCAGGGGAGAAAGCCGATGTCTGA
- a CDS encoding sarcosine oxidase subunit delta, translating into MLTLTCPCCGVTVEETELAPGGEAHLKRFGPGSSDAEFETYMFARKNPKGVHFERWRHAYGCGKWFLAARCTVTWEVFGTYPAQTSEPPAELIAKIKEKRPGWEGWK; encoded by the coding sequence ATGCTGACACTGACCTGCCCCTGCTGCGGCGTCACCGTCGAGGAAACCGAACTGGCCCCCGGCGGCGAGGCGCATCTGAAGCGCTTCGGCCCGGGCTCCTCGGATGCCGAGTTTGAAACCTACATGTTCGCCCGCAAGAACCCCAAGGGCGTGCATTTTGAACGCTGGCGCCATGCCTATGGCTGCGGCAAGTGGTTCCTCGCCGCGCGCTGCACCGTCACCTGGGAGGTTTTCGGCACCTATCCGGCGCAGACCTCCGAACCGCCCGCCGAACTGATCGCCAAAATCAAAGAGAAACGTCCGGGCTGGGAGGGCTGGAAATGA